In Sorghum bicolor cultivar BTx623 chromosome 10, Sorghum_bicolor_NCBIv3, whole genome shotgun sequence, one genomic interval encodes:
- the LOC8078245 gene encoding probable acyl-activating enzyme 1, peroxisomal, which produces MEGTVLCTANHAPLTPISFLERSALVYPDRPAIVSSGLGSASAPVKSWRETRRRCLRLAAALAALGVAAHDVVAVFAQNVPAMCELHFGIPMAGAVICALNSRLDATMASVLLQHSEAKVIFVDYALLDVAKKALSLVSKTGAKPPLVVLIKELLNESSPPDDGSQAFHHYEYEALISKDGSPDFRIRWPADENEPLALNYTSGTTSRPKGVVYTHRGAYLNSIATVIMNEMAVGTPPVYLWTVPMFHCNGWCLVWGVAATGGTNVCLRKVTAAAVFDGIARHRVTHMGGAPTVLSMIVNATAEERRPLPLPSRRERPVIVKAGGAPPPPQVLLRMEALGFLVIHGYGMTETYGPATFCAWKPEWDALPPEQRASLRARQGLHHLGLEVDVKDPVTMRSVPADGRTMGEIMLRGNTVTSGYYKDAAATAEALAGGWLRSGDLAVRHRDGYVKIMDRSKDIIISGGENISTIEVEAALFAHPAVAEAAVVARPDEYWGETPCAFVTLRDGTDAVGEEDVIAFCRARLPRYMVPRTVVFVPELPKTATGKVQKVLLRNQAKAMGSKSKLQRGGPEQTTSKL; this is translated from the exons ATGGAAGGCACCGTGCTATGCACCGCCAACCACGCGCCCCTCACGCCCATCAGCTTCCTTGAGCGCTCAGCTCTGGTTTACCCCGACCGACCAGCCATCGTGTCCTCTGGCCTCGGCAGCGCCAGCGCGCCGGTGAAATCCTGGCGGgagacacggcggcgctgcctgCGCCTCGCCGCCGCTCTCGCTGCACTCGGCGTTGCAGCgcacgacgtg GTCGCTGTGTTCGCACAAAATGTTCCAGCGATGTGCGAGCTCCACTTTGGCATCCCGATGGCCGGGGCGGTCATCTGCGCGCTCAACTCCCGCCTGGACGCGACCATGGCGTCTGTCCTGCTGCAGCACTCGGAGGCCAAGGTCATCTTCGTCGACTACGCTCTCCTTGACGTTGCAAAAAAAGCTCTCAGCCTCGTGTCCAAGACCGGAGCTAAACCTCCCCTTGTAGTGTTAATCAAAGAGCTTCTCAACGAATCATCACCACCTGATGATGGATCTCAAGCTTTCCATCACTACGAGTATGAGGCTCTCATCAGCAAAGATGGGTCGCCGGACTTCCGAATCCGGTGGCCGGCGGACGAGAACGAGCCGCTAGCCCTAAACTACACGTCAGGGACGACGTCCAGGCCCAAGGGCGTCGTGTACACGCACCGTGGCGCCTACCTGAACAGCATCGCGACGGTGATCATGAACGAGATGGCGGTGGGCACGCCGCCGGTGTACCTGTGGACCGTGCCCATGTTCCACTGCAACGGCTGGTGCCTCGTGTGGGGCGTCGCGGCGACGGGCGGGACCAACGTCTGCCTGCGCAAGGTCACCGCGGCCGCCGTCTTCGACGGCATCGCGCGGCACCGCGTCACCCACATGGGCGGCGCGCCGACGGTGCTGAGCATGATCGTGAACGCCACCGCGGAGGAGCGCAGGCCGCTGCCGCTTCCCAGTCGCAGAGAGCGGCCGGTGATCGTCAAGGCCggcggagcgccgccgccgccgcaggttCTGCTGAGGATGGAGGCGCTCGGGTTCCTCGTCATCCACGGGTACGGGATGACGGAGACGTACGGCCCGGCGACGTTCTGCGCGTGGAAGCCCGAGTGGGACGCGCTGCCGCCGGAGCAGCGGGCGAGCCTCAGGGCACGGCAGGGGCTCCACCACCTGGGGCTGGAGGTGGACGTCAAGGACCCCGTGACGATGCGCAGCGTGCCGGCGGACGGGCGCACCATGGGGGAGATCATGCTCCGCGGCAACACGGTGACGAGCGGCTACTACAAGGACGCTGCGGCGACGGCGGAGGCACTGGCCGGCGGATGGCTCCGGTCTGGGGACCTAGCAGTCAGGCACCGCGACGGGTACGTCAAGATCATGGACCGTTCCAAGGACATCATCATCTCCGGCGGGGAAAACATCAGCACCATCGAGGTGGAGGCGGCGCTCTTCGCGCACCCGGCGGTGGCCGAGGCAGCCGTCGTGGCGAGGCCGGACGAGTACTGGGGCGAGACGCCGTGCGCGTTCGTCACACTAAGGGATGGCACCGACGCCGTTGGCGAGGAGGACGTGATCGCCTTCTGCCGCGCCAGGCTTCCGCGCTACATGGTACCCCGCACGGTGGTGTTCGTGCCGGAGCTGCCCAAGACGGCGACGGGGAAGGTGCAGAAGGTTCTTCTGCGAAACCAGGCTAAAGCCATGGGCTCCAAATCCAAACTGCAGAGGGGAGGACCAGAGCAGACGACGAGCAAGCTATGA
- the LOC8072856 gene encoding abscisic acid and environmental stress-inducible protein: MAVNKSVVLFGLVLASLLLGFQDVVYARELTEANDSGVKNVKPAGDPGLKDEKWFGGYKHGGGGYGNNQPGYGGGNNQPGYGGGGYMPGYGGGYKYKHHEHGGGYGSGYGGPGCGCGGGYGSGPAPGYGGGNGGGTGGGNGNGGGYGGGGGYGGGSGSGTGTGTAPGGGYHGGAGHYGARN; the protein is encoded by the exons ATGGCAGTCAACAAGTCTGTAGTTCTGTTTGGTTTGGTTTTGGCCTCTCTCCTGCTCGGCTTCCAGGATGTTGTGTATGCCAGGGAGCTCACTGAAGCCAATG ACTCTGGAGTGAAGAATGTGAAGCCTGCAGGAGACCCTGGACTCAAGGATGAGAAATGGTTTGGTGGATACAAGCATGGTGGTGGAGGGTATGGAAACAATCAGCCTGGATATGGCGGCGGAAACAACCAGCCTGGGTATGGTGGTGGAGGATACATGCCTGGGTATGGTGGAGGATACAAATACAAGCACCATGAGCATGGTGGTGGCTACGGGTCTGGATATGGAGGCCCTGGATGTGGATGTGGAGGTGGGTATGGCAGTGGCCCGGCCCCGGGATATGGAGGTGGCAATGGTGGTGGCACTGGTGGAGGAAATGGCAATGGTGGTGGGTACGGGGGAGGTGGGGGTTACGGAGGCGGATCCGGTAGTGGTACTGGCACTGGTACAGCACCAGGAGGTGGATATCATGGTGGTGCAGGACACTATGGTGCGCGAAACTAA